A region of Shewanella psychromarinicola DNA encodes the following proteins:
- the mraZ gene encoding division/cell wall cluster transcriptional repressor MraZ: protein MFRGASAINMDAKGRIAIPARYRDALRVEHAGTVIITVDIEAACLLIYPLHEWEQIEAKLRLLSDTDPLERSFKRKLLGHAQDCELDSHGRIVIPPALRSFASLEKKTMLVGLLNKFELWEESAWQQQMDDGNTLIQSQDLASNERLAYFSL, encoded by the coding sequence GTGTTTCGTGGTGCCAGTGCAATCAACATGGATGCTAAAGGGCGGATCGCTATTCCAGCGAGATACCGTGATGCGTTGCGTGTCGAACATGCCGGTACTGTGATTATTACCGTAGACATTGAAGCCGCTTGTTTATTGATTTATCCGCTACACGAATGGGAGCAGATTGAAGCAAAGCTAAGATTGCTTTCTGATACCGATCCACTTGAGCGCTCCTTTAAACGAAAATTACTAGGTCACGCACAAGATTGCGAACTAGACAGCCACGGACGCATAGTGATCCCGCCGGCATTACGAAGTTTCGCCAGTTTAGAAAAGAAAACCATGCTGGTGGGCTTACTGAATAAATTTGAATTATGGGAAGAGAGTGCTTGGCAACAACAAATGGATGATGGCAATACGCTCATTCAAAGCCAAGATTTAGCCAGCAATGAACGCTTGGCATACTTTTCACTGTAG
- the glpK gene encoding glycerol kinase GlpK produces the protein MVANKYIVALDQGTTSSRAIVFDHQANIVAVAQREFTQHYPQAGWVEHDPMEIWSSQSSVLVEVLTRKGISHHDVAAIGISNQRETTIVWNKNTGKPVYNAIVWQCRRSQAICQHHKAQGAEEMVRQKTGLVLDPYFSASKIEWILNNVDGAREQAEAGDLLFGTVDTWLVWKLTQGNVHVTEPTNASRTMLFNIHDQQWDPELLDLFTIPRAMLPEVKPSCAIYGYTELAGNPVPVAGMAGDQQSALFGQLCIEPGMAKNTYGTGCFLLMNTGVKAVESTHGLLTTIAIGTDAKVNYALEGSVFMGGAVIQWLRDELGLITDACDTQYFADKVSDTNGVYLVPAFVGLGAPYWDADARGAIIGLTRGANRNHIIRAALEAIAYQSRDVLDAMSKDSNVPLTQIRVDGGAVANDFLMQFQADITGATVIRPLVTETTAMGAAFLAGLAVGVWKSTDELQTMLSTEREFTSTMDIEIRAKLYHGWKQAVSQVSPNGNLA, from the coding sequence ATGGTTGCCAATAAATACATTGTCGCGTTAGACCAAGGCACTACAAGCTCTCGTGCCATTGTGTTTGATCATCAAGCCAATATCGTCGCCGTGGCTCAGCGTGAATTTACCCAACATTATCCGCAAGCGGGATGGGTAGAGCATGATCCCATGGAGATATGGTCTTCACAAAGTTCAGTACTGGTTGAAGTACTGACTCGTAAAGGGATAAGTCATCATGATGTTGCCGCGATTGGTATTAGCAATCAACGTGAGACCACGATAGTCTGGAATAAAAACACAGGTAAGCCAGTATATAACGCCATTGTATGGCAATGCCGCCGCAGCCAAGCAATATGCCAACATCATAAAGCACAAGGTGCTGAAGAGATGGTGCGTCAGAAAACCGGGCTAGTACTTGATCCGTACTTTTCGGCGTCAAAAATTGAGTGGATTTTGAATAATGTTGACGGTGCTCGTGAACAAGCAGAAGCGGGCGATCTATTGTTTGGCACCGTTGACACTTGGTTGGTGTGGAAGCTAACACAAGGTAACGTTCATGTGACCGAACCGACTAATGCCTCTCGGACCATGTTATTTAACATTCACGATCAACAGTGGGACCCAGAATTACTCGATTTGTTTACGATACCTCGGGCAATGTTACCTGAAGTGAAACCTTCTTGCGCAATATACGGTTATACCGAACTTGCAGGCAATCCTGTTCCTGTGGCGGGGATGGCGGGTGATCAACAATCGGCTTTGTTTGGCCAATTATGTATCGAACCTGGGATGGCTAAAAATACTTATGGCACAGGGTGTTTTTTGTTAATGAATACCGGTGTCAAAGCTGTCGAGTCAACCCATGGTTTATTAACCACCATTGCTATTGGTACTGATGCAAAAGTGAATTATGCCTTAGAAGGCTCGGTATTTATGGGCGGGGCCGTGATTCAATGGTTGCGTGATGAGCTAGGTCTTATTACCGATGCCTGCGACACTCAATATTTTGCCGACAAAGTGAGTGACACCAATGGCGTGTACTTAGTGCCTGCATTTGTGGGCTTAGGTGCACCTTATTGGGATGCCGATGCCCGTGGTGCCATCATTGGCTTAACCCGTGGCGCCAATCGGAATCATATTATTCGTGCGGCGTTAGAGGCGATTGCTTACCAATCACGTGATGTGCTTGATGCTATGAGTAAAGATTCTAATGTACCACTGACACAAATTCGAGTCGATGGTGGTGCGGTGGCAAATGATTTTTTAATGCAATTTCAAGCAGATATTACTGGGGCAACAGTTATTCGTCCCCTTGTAACTGAAACCACCGCGATGGGGGCGGCATTTCTAGCGGGCTTGGCCGTTGGTGTGTGGAAGTCGACGGATGAATTACAAACCATGCTGTCTACCGAGCGGGAATTTACCTCGACAATGGATATAGAGATCCGTGCAAAGTTGTACCATGGTTGGAAGCAAGCAGTATCTCAAGTGAGTCCTAATGGTAACCTTGCTTAA
- a CDS encoding outer membrane protein transport protein — translation MKKTVLTLAISAIVFGATTQVNAAGFQLAEYSATGLGRAFAGEAAIADNASTQARNPAMLAYLEGRQLSSGGIYVMPNVDVMGDVGISSPLLGSEPLVIGADDYDVADNALVPNFYYSNQLNDQWTWGLAVNSNYGLETNIPVADAAAIFGSKTSITTVEFNPNVAYRLDDAFTVGAGLRVVYGEGEVGATAPGWIDTIKTSLPASISARLPAGGTNLKSMEGDDVGYGWKAGASWQINSANRIGLAYHSSVDLKLDGHVDGVVYTGGQDIEIEGYLPVELPAFAELASYHQLTENWAMHASVNWTEWNVFEQLVAYFPGDVKPVGDLTSNIVKEENFNDNWRYALGTTYTLNDQWTLRAGMALDKTAVDDQDRTTTIPDSDRLWFSVGTGYQLTKNLNVDLGVTYIKTHGDAPITETQDLLGLAAVSYTGEATGDVWITGVQLNYKM, via the coding sequence ATGAAAAAAACAGTGTTAACACTGGCGATTAGCGCCATTGTATTTGGGGCAACGACTCAAGTGAATGCGGCAGGTTTCCAACTTGCAGAATATTCAGCGACAGGTTTAGGCCGTGCATTTGCTGGTGAAGCCGCCATTGCAGATAATGCGTCAACTCAAGCGCGTAATCCTGCGATGCTTGCTTATCTCGAAGGCCGCCAGCTGTCATCAGGCGGCATCTATGTCATGCCAAATGTGGATGTGATGGGTGATGTTGGCATTTCTTCACCACTATTAGGCTCAGAGCCATTAGTGATAGGTGCAGATGACTACGATGTTGCTGATAATGCACTCGTGCCAAACTTTTACTATTCAAACCAGTTGAATGACCAATGGACTTGGGGTTTAGCCGTCAATTCAAATTATGGTTTAGAAACCAATATTCCAGTGGCGGATGCGGCGGCTATTTTTGGCAGTAAAACTTCAATTACGACAGTCGAATTTAACCCGAATGTTGCCTACCGTCTTGATGATGCATTTACCGTAGGCGCTGGCCTTCGTGTGGTGTACGGCGAAGGTGAAGTGGGTGCTACTGCGCCAGGTTGGATTGATACGATTAAAACGAGTTTACCTGCAAGCATTAGCGCACGTTTACCCGCGGGTGGGACTAATCTAAAGTCAATGGAAGGTGATGATGTTGGCTATGGTTGGAAAGCGGGCGCGAGCTGGCAAATTAACTCCGCTAACCGCATTGGTTTGGCTTACCACAGTAGCGTCGACCTTAAACTCGACGGTCATGTTGATGGCGTGGTTTATACTGGTGGTCAAGATATCGAAATTGAAGGTTATTTGCCGGTTGAGTTACCTGCCTTTGCCGAACTTGCTTCTTATCATCAGTTAACTGAAAATTGGGCAATGCATGCCAGCGTAAACTGGACTGAATGGAATGTGTTTGAGCAACTAGTGGCGTATTTCCCTGGTGATGTTAAGCCTGTCGGTGACTTAACGTCAAACATAGTAAAAGAAGAGAACTTTAATGATAACTGGCGTTATGCGCTCGGTACTACCTATACCCTTAATGATCAGTGGACATTACGTGCAGGTATGGCATTAGATAAAACCGCAGTTGACGATCAAGATCGCACCACCACAATCCCTGATTCTGACCGTTTATGGTTCAGCGTTGGTACAGGCTATCAATTGACTAAAAATCTGAATGTAGATTTAGGGGTGACGTATATTAAAACCCACGGTGATGCGCCTATTACTGAAACACAAGACCTATTAGGCCTTGCTGCTGTTAGCTATACTGGTGAAGCCACCGGTGATGTCTGGATAACAGGCGTGCAGTTAAACTATAAAATGTAA
- the leuD gene encoding 3-isopropylmalate dehydratase small subunit: MQAFTAHTGLAVAINSANVDTDQIIPKQFLSKVTRDGFGVHLFHDWRYLDDAGDQPNPEFVLNQPRYQGASILLAQENFGCGSSREHAPWALADFGLRVIIAPTFADIFYGNSINNGFLPVTLTSAEVQQLMDEVAAQEGAQITVDLHALTVTSPSGCVFDFAMVESARHKLLNGLDAIGLTLSFEQQISDYEAHIPAWYA; encoded by the coding sequence ATGCAAGCTTTTACAGCACATACCGGTTTAGCGGTAGCCATTAACAGCGCCAATGTTGACACTGATCAAATCATTCCTAAGCAGTTCTTGTCAAAAGTGACTCGTGACGGTTTTGGGGTGCACTTGTTCCATGATTGGCGTTATTTAGATGATGCGGGTGATCAGCCTAATCCTGAGTTCGTGCTCAATCAGCCTCGTTACCAAGGTGCTTCTATTTTATTAGCGCAAGAAAACTTTGGTTGTGGGTCATCACGTGAACATGCACCTTGGGCATTAGCTGATTTTGGTCTTAGGGTCATCATTGCCCCGACGTTTGCGGACATATTTTACGGCAACTCGATAAATAATGGCTTTCTACCGGTAACGCTAACCTCTGCTGAAGTACAACAATTGATGGATGAAGTGGCAGCCCAAGAAGGAGCGCAGATTACAGTAGATTTACATGCGCTAACGGTCACATCACCCTCTGGTTGTGTGTTTGATTTTGCCATGGTTGAGTCTGCAAGGCATAAATTACTCAATGGTCTGGATGCTATCGGATTGACATTGTCATTTGAGCAACAGATCAGTGACTATGAAGCTCATATACCCGCTTGGTATGCATAA
- the leuC gene encoding 3-isopropylmalate dehydratase large subunit, translating to MGKTLYEKVWDAHIVASPEGEAPVVYVDRHLVHEVTSPQAFSGLKVAGRTLRAPHKTFATMDHNTSTRSASLDALSPMARTQVETLAQNCKEFGVRLYDIHHPNQGIVHVMGPELGITLPGSVIVCGDSHTATHGAFGALAFGIGTSEVEHVLATQTLRQLKAKTMKIDVRGQVTDGVTAKDIVLAIIGKLGMDGGTGYVVEFCGDAIEALTMEGRMTLCNMAIEMGAKAGMVAPDETTFNYLKGREFAPKDALWEQAVATWSQLKTDADAVFDAEVVFDANDIAPQLTWGTNPGQVVAIDGVVPNPEQETNITNRTSMVKALEYIGLTPGTKMTDISINKVFIGSCTNSRIEDLRSAAAQAKNRKVADGVVAIVVPGSGPVKRQAEAEGLDKIFIEAGFEWRLPGCSMCLAMNDDRLDAGDRCASTSNRNFEGRQGRGSRTHLVSPAMAAAAAVAGHFVDIRQPY from the coding sequence ATGGGTAAAACCTTATATGAAAAAGTGTGGGATGCACACATTGTCGCCTCTCCTGAAGGCGAAGCCCCCGTCGTGTATGTTGACCGGCATTTAGTGCATGAGGTGACATCACCTCAAGCATTTAGTGGCTTAAAAGTGGCTGGACGCACACTACGTGCACCACACAAAACCTTTGCCACCATGGATCATAATACCTCGACCCGCAGTGCCAGTTTAGATGCACTGAGCCCTATGGCCCGCACCCAAGTTGAAACCCTAGCGCAAAACTGTAAAGAGTTTGGCGTGCGTTTGTATGATATTCATCATCCTAATCAAGGTATTGTCCATGTAATGGGGCCTGAATTGGGGATTACTCTACCGGGATCCGTTATTGTGTGTGGTGATTCGCACACCGCGACCCATGGTGCATTTGGTGCATTGGCGTTTGGTATTGGCACCTCAGAAGTTGAGCACGTATTGGCCACCCAGACCCTACGCCAGTTAAAAGCCAAAACCATGAAGATTGATGTTCGCGGCCAAGTGACCGATGGCGTAACAGCAAAAGATATCGTATTAGCCATTATTGGTAAATTAGGTATGGATGGCGGCACAGGTTATGTGGTTGAGTTTTGTGGTGATGCCATTGAGGCATTAACCATGGAAGGGCGTATGACCTTGTGCAACATGGCCATCGAAATGGGTGCCAAAGCCGGTATGGTCGCGCCTGATGAGACCACATTTAACTATCTTAAAGGCCGTGAGTTTGCTCCTAAAGATGCGCTGTGGGAGCAAGCGGTTGCCACATGGTCACAATTGAAGACCGATGCTGATGCGGTATTTGATGCTGAAGTGGTATTTGACGCAAACGATATAGCGCCGCAGTTAACCTGGGGTACTAACCCTGGTCAAGTGGTGGCTATTGACGGTGTGGTGCCTAATCCTGAACAAGAAACCAATATTACCAATCGGACGAGTATGGTCAAAGCGTTAGAGTATATCGGCCTTACGCCGGGTACTAAAATGACCGACATTAGCATTAATAAAGTGTTTATTGGTTCTTGTACTAACTCGCGCATTGAAGATTTACGTTCTGCTGCTGCGCAGGCTAAAAATCGTAAAGTGGCTGACGGCGTGGTGGCGATTGTGGTGCCGGGATCGGGCCCAGTCAAACGGCAAGCAGAAGCTGAAGGCTTAGATAAGATTTTTATTGAAGCCGGTTTTGAATGGCGTTTACCAGGTTGTTCGATGTGCTTGGCAATGAATGATGACCGTTTAGACGCGGGTGATCGCTGTGCATCAACCAGCAATCGTAATTTCGAAGGTCGTCAAGGTCGTGGCAGTCGTACCCATTTGGTTAGCCCTGCTATGGCTGCAGCTGCAGCAGTTGCGGGCCACTTTGTTGATATTCGTCAACCTTATTAA
- the leuB gene encoding 3-isopropylmalate dehydrogenase, translating into MSYQIAVLSGDGIGPEVMAEARKVLSAVEARFGLDINYTEYDVGGIAIDNHGCPLPDATLTGCEAADAILFGSVGGPKWEHLPPNDQPERGALLPLRGHFELFCNLRPAKLHDGLEHMSPLRSDISARGFDVLCVRELTGGIYFGKPKGRQGEGDDEEAFDTMRYSRREISRIARIAFEAARGRKNKVTSVDKANVLTCSVLWRQVVEEVAKDFPDVTLEHIYIDNATMQLLRRPDEFDVMLCSNLFGDILSDEIAMLTGSMGLLSSASMNSKGFGLFEPAGGSAPDIAGQGIANPVAQILSAALMLRHSLKQEDAANAIERAVTKALASGYLTGELMAADKRSEAKSTAQMGDFIAQAIKEGV; encoded by the coding sequence ATGAGTTATCAAATAGCAGTTTTGTCGGGTGATGGTATCGGTCCTGAAGTGATGGCAGAAGCGCGTAAAGTGCTGAGTGCGGTAGAAGCGCGTTTTGGATTAGATATTAACTACACCGAATATGATGTTGGCGGCATTGCGATTGATAACCATGGTTGTCCTTTACCTGATGCAACGTTAACAGGCTGTGAAGCTGCCGATGCCATTTTATTTGGCAGCGTTGGTGGCCCCAAGTGGGAACATTTACCACCCAATGATCAACCGGAACGTGGTGCATTATTACCGTTACGTGGTCACTTTGAGCTATTTTGTAATTTACGCCCAGCCAAATTACATGACGGCTTAGAGCATATGTCACCACTGCGCAGCGACATTTCAGCTCGTGGTTTTGATGTGTTGTGCGTACGTGAGTTAACCGGCGGTATTTACTTTGGTAAGCCAAAAGGGCGTCAAGGTGAAGGTGACGACGAAGAAGCCTTCGACACTATGCGTTATAGTCGCCGCGAAATTAGCCGCATTGCTCGTATTGCTTTTGAAGCTGCGCGTGGACGTAAAAACAAAGTCACTTCTGTAGATAAAGCCAATGTGTTGACTTGTTCAGTGCTATGGCGTCAAGTGGTAGAAGAAGTGGCCAAAGACTTCCCTGATGTCACCTTAGAGCACATCTACATCGATAATGCGACTATGCAGCTATTGCGTCGTCCAGATGAGTTTGATGTGATGCTATGTTCTAATTTATTTGGTGATATTTTATCCGATGAAATTGCCATGTTAACCGGCTCTATGGGGCTATTGTCTTCGGCAAGCATGAACAGTAAAGGCTTTGGTTTATTTGAACCGGCCGGCGGCAGTGCCCCCGATATTGCTGGTCAAGGTATCGCTAATCCGGTGGCGCAGATTTTATCTGCCGCACTGATGTTACGTCATAGCTTAAAGCAAGAAGACGCCGCTAATGCCATTGAACGCGCGGTGACAAAAGCACTCGCCAGTGGTTATTTAACCGGCGAACTTATGGCAGCAGATAAACGTAGTGAAGCAAAGTCGACCGCACAAATGGGCGATTTTATTGCCCAAGCGATAAAGGAAGGTGTGTAA
- the leuA gene encoding 2-isopropylmalate synthase — MSNRVIIFDTTLRDGEQALAASLTVKEKLQIALALERLGVDVMEVGFPVSSPGDFKSVQTIAKTIKNSRVCALSRALEKDIDAAAQALSVADQFRIHTFISTSTIHVESKLKRSFDDVLEMAVNAVKYARRFTDDVEFSCEDAGRTPIDNLCRMVEAAIKAGARTINIPDTVGYTVPSEFAGIIKTLFNRVPNIDQAVISVHCHDDLGLSVANSIAAVEMGARQVECTINGIGERAGNCSLEEIAMILATRKDLLDVECGINAKEIHRTSSLVSQLCNMPIQANKAIVGTNAFSHSSGIHQDGMLKAKNTYEIMTPESIGLNRNNMNMTSRSGRHVIKHRMEEMGYQPSDYDMDSLYEQFLTLADKKGQVFDYDLEALVFVESQAQDDDKYQLQHMMVHSDSTEGVATATVRIAVDGKDLTEASTGNGPVDAAYNAIARATGRQINITNYKLSAKGEGQNALGQVDITAKYNEQTFHGVGLATDVVEASAQALVHVMNLVYRADKVADFKQQIHKNRELGGV; from the coding sequence ATGTCCAATAGAGTTATAATTTTTGATACTACGCTACGTGATGGCGAGCAGGCGCTGGCAGCGAGTTTAACCGTTAAAGAAAAGCTACAAATTGCCTTAGCGCTGGAACGTTTAGGCGTTGATGTAATGGAAGTGGGTTTCCCGGTGTCTTCTCCTGGTGATTTTAAATCGGTGCAAACCATTGCCAAGACCATTAAAAATAGCCGAGTGTGCGCGTTATCCCGTGCACTTGAAAAGGACATTGATGCCGCAGCCCAAGCCTTATCGGTAGCCGATCAATTTCGGATCCATACTTTTATTTCAACCTCGACCATTCATGTTGAAAGTAAATTAAAGCGCTCTTTTGACGATGTGTTAGAGATGGCCGTTAATGCGGTTAAGTACGCCAGACGTTTTACGGATGACGTTGAGTTCTCATGCGAAGATGCTGGCCGCACGCCGATAGATAATTTGTGTCGTATGGTAGAGGCGGCAATTAAAGCCGGTGCCCGTACCATTAATATTCCAGACACTGTTGGCTATACTGTGCCAAGCGAGTTTGCTGGCATTATTAAAACCTTATTTAATCGAGTGCCAAATATCGACCAAGCGGTGATTTCGGTTCATTGTCATGATGATTTAGGTTTGTCGGTTGCTAATTCGATTGCTGCAGTAGAGATGGGCGCTCGCCAAGTAGAATGTACTATTAATGGCATTGGTGAACGAGCCGGTAATTGCTCGTTAGAAGAAATTGCCATGATCCTTGCAACACGCAAAGATTTGCTTGATGTAGAGTGTGGTATTAACGCCAAAGAAATACATCGTACGTCGTCGTTGGTCAGCCAACTATGTAATATGCCTATTCAAGCTAATAAGGCCATCGTGGGGACTAATGCATTTTCTCATTCATCGGGTATCCATCAAGATGGTATGCTAAAAGCCAAAAATACCTATGAGATCATGACCCCAGAAAGCATTGGTTTGAATCGTAATAATATGAACATGACTTCACGCTCTGGTCGCCATGTGATTAAGCATCGCATGGAAGAAATGGGTTACCAGCCAAGCGATTATGATATGGACAGCCTTTACGAGCAGTTTTTAACCTTGGCAGATAAGAAAGGTCAGGTATTTGATTACGACTTAGAAGCGTTAGTGTTCGTGGAGTCGCAAGCTCAAGATGATGATAAATATCAACTACAACATATGATGGTGCATTCAGATTCGACTGAAGGTGTGGCCACCGCGACGGTGCGTATTGCGGTAGATGGCAAAGATCTTACCGAAGCATCGACAGGTAATGGACCTGTCGATGCCGCTTATAATGCCATTGCACGGGCAACCGGTCGTCAAATAAATATTACCAACTATAAATTAAGTGCCAAAGGTGAAGGCCAAAATGCCCTAGGGCAGGTTGATATTACCGCGAAATACAACGAGCAGACGTTCCACGGTGTCGGATTAGCCACCGATGTGGTTGAGGCGTCAGCCCAAGCGTTAGTTCATGTGATGAATTTAGTGTACCGCGCAGACAAGGTTGCTGATTTTAAACAACAGATCCATAAAAATAGGGAGTTAGGTGGCGTATGA